One region of Spirochaetota bacterium genomic DNA includes:
- a CDS encoding MaoC family dehydratase: MDYELGKSYDEINVGDKASFSKTITETDIALFAAITGDFNPMHMNEEFAKKTPFKTRIAHGGLPHGLIAPVWGTKLPGLGTIALEIKTRFKAPTYPGDTITATTEVIEKLEERKWLRMKLTWTNQKGEIVGTGEGLVMPPPKLK; encoded by the coding sequence ACTCGGTAAATCATACGACGAAATCAACGTAGGGGACAAGGCGTCTTTTTCAAAGACCATCACGGAGACCGACATCGCGCTGTTCGCGGCCATAACCGGCGACTTCAACCCGATGCACATGAACGAGGAGTTTGCGAAGAAGACCCCGTTCAAGACACGGATAGCCCATGGCGGCCTGCCCCACGGCCTTATCGCGCCGGTCTGGGGAACGAAGCTTCCGGGCCTGGGCACCATAGCCCTGGAGATCAAGACCCGCTTCAAGGCTCCCACCTATCCGGGCGACACGATAACCGCCACGACCGAGGTTATCGAGAAGCTTGAGGAGAGGAAGTGGCTCAGGATGAAGCTGACCTGGACGAACCAGAAAGGCGAGATCGTGGGGACCGGCGAAGGCCTGGTAATGCCGCCCCCGAAGCTCAAATAA